From the genome of Phycicoccus duodecadis:
GGGCACTGGCACGGCCTGCCCGTGGTGTTCCTCACCCGGCACGGTGCCGGCCACTCGGTGCCGCCCCACCTCGTAAACTACCGGGCGAACATCCGGGCCCTGGCCGACCTCGGCGTCGAGGACGTCGTCGCCGTCAACGTCACCGGCTCGATCGACCCCGACCTCGCGCCCGGCGACCTCGTCTGCCTCGACGACTTCCTCGACCTCACCCGCCAGCGCCCGCTGACCTTCTTCGACGGCTCGGGCCCGGAAGGCGTCGTGCACACCGACGTCAGTGCCCCCTACGACACCGGCCTCCGCCGCGAGATCCTCGAGGCGGCGGCCGCCGTCGGGCAGCCGATGCGCGACGGCGGGGTGTACGCGGCCTTCGAGGGCCCGCGCTTCGAGACCGCCGCCGAGATCCGCCTCGCCCGACTGGCCGGCGGCACCGTGGCCGGGATGACGGGCGTACCCGAGGTGACCCTGGCCCTCGAGGCCGGGCTGCGCTACGCGGCCGTGTCCCTGGTGGTCAACCCCGCCACCGGGGTCGGGCCCTCCGACGAGCCCATCACCATGGACGAGATCGAGGTGGTGCTGGCCCGCAGCCGCGCCGCCGTCCTGGCCGTGCTCGACGAGCTGGTCCACACCCGGGCGACCTTCGCCACCGATGACGCCGACCAGCCCGAGGAGCCCGCGTGAGGACCGTCGTCATCCAGGACGTCTCGTACCTGCTCACCGTCGACGAGCACGACACCGTGCTCACCGACGTCACCGTCGTCGTGCAGGACGGCCTCATCACCGCGGTCGGCGACCGCGAGGGGCCGCAGCCGGCCCCGCATCCCACCGCGGGCGCGACGCCCGACGAGACGGTCGTCATCGGCGGCCGCGGCCGCCTGCTGCTGCCGGGCCTGGTCAACCTGCACACCCACCTGCCGATGACGCTGCTGCGCGGGCTGGCCGAGGACGTCGACCTCCAGGCCTTCCTGACCCGGGTCTGGGCGGCCGAGGGGGCCGTGATGGACCCCGGCACCGTCGAGCTCGGCGCCACCCTCGGGGCGCTCGAGTCGCTCCTCGGCGGCTGCACGACCCAGCTCGACATGTACTTCCACCACGAGGCCGCCCACCGCGGCGCGGTCGCCGCCGGCAGCCGGCACGTCATCGGGCCGGTCTTCATGGACGGCCCCGGCCCCGACGGCCTCGCCTGGGACGAGCGCCTGACGCTGCTGCGGGCCTGGCGTACCGCCCTGCTCGAGATCGGCGGCCCCGAGGTGCCGCTGGCCGCGATGCCGCACGCCACCTACACCTGCTCGCCGGAGCACCTGGCCGAGGTGGTCGCCACCCTGCGCGAGACCTGTGCGCAGCCGACCCCCGGCGCGGCCCCGGTGAGGCCGGTGCTGACGACGCACGTGTCCGAGAACGCCGCCGAGAACGCCGACGTGCTGGCCCGCCACGGCGCCACGCCCACGGCCGTCCTCGACGGCGCGGGTTGGCTCACCGGCGACATCCCCTTCGTGGCC
Proteins encoded in this window:
- a CDS encoding S-methyl-5'-thioinosine phosphorylase, whose translation is MTLPPLAVVAGTGFYDLDALEGPTEETVETAWGAARVVRGHWHGLPVVFLTRHGAGHSVPPHLVNYRANIRALADLGVEDVVAVNVTGSIDPDLAPGDLVCLDDFLDLTRQRPLTFFDGSGPEGVVHTDVSAPYDTGLRREILEAAAAVGQPMRDGGVYAAFEGPRFETAAEIRLARLAGGTVAGMTGVPEVTLALEAGLRYAAVSLVVNPATGVGPSDEPITMDEIEVVLARSRAAVLAVLDELVHTRATFATDDADQPEEPA
- a CDS encoding amidohydrolase family protein, with amino-acid sequence MRTVVIQDVSYLLTVDEHDTVLTDVTVVVQDGLITAVGDREGPQPAPHPTAGATPDETVVIGGRGRLLLPGLVNLHTHLPMTLLRGLAEDVDLQAFLTRVWAAEGAVMDPGTVELGATLGALESLLGGCTTQLDMYFHHEAAHRGAVAAGSRHVIGPVFMDGPGPDGLAWDERLTLLRAWRTALLEIGGPEVPLAAMPHATYTCSPEHLAEVVATLRETCAQPTPGAAPVRPVLTTHVSENAAENADVLARHGATPTAVLDGAGWLTGDIPFVAGHGVHLSPDDLSLLAAADATVAHCAGSNQKLASGALPWEQVRDAGVRLGIGTDGCSSSNDLDMWQAMRQAALLARLTSGRPDVASAHDVLRAATIEGARALGLDHLIGSVEPGKRADLVLLDLGKPHLTPVHDVAALLVFAAGRADVTDVLVDGEVVVRDGVSTRLDTADLLARARDRGATAARAAAEAS